One window from the genome of Deinococcus sp. NW-56 encodes:
- the ispD gene encoding 2-C-methyl-D-erythritol 4-phosphate cytidylyltransferase, which produces MTGACLLAGRTAALIPAAGSGTRLGRGPKAFVEVAGVSLLARSVAALAPWMDEVLVALPAGMDLPPGLPARAVVGGETRQESVARLLAATDADVVLVHDAARPFLPGTVVRALLEAVAETGSATVALPVADTLVRGEGARWAEGVPREGLWAVQTPQAFRRELLLRAHAEARAQGVTATDDAGLVARLGLPVRLVPGDARLFKVTTPGDLALAEAVARVWDAGEIE; this is translated from the coding sequence ATGACCGGCGCCTGCCTCCTCGCGGGCCGCACCGCCGCCCTGATTCCCGCCGCCGGGTCGGGCACGCGGCTGGGGCGGGGGCCGAAGGCGTTCGTGGAGGTCGCGGGGGTGAGCCTGCTCGCCCGCAGCGTCGCGGCGCTCGCGCCCTGGATGGATGAAGTCCTGGTCGCCCTGCCCGCCGGGATGGACCTGCCCCCCGGCCTCCCCGCCCGTGCGGTGGTCGGCGGGGAGACGCGCCAGGAGAGCGTGGCCCGGCTGCTCGCCGCGACCGACGCCGACGTGGTGCTGGTCCACGACGCGGCGCGGCCCTTCCTGCCGGGGACAGTGGTGAGGGCGCTGCTGGAGGCGGTGGCCGAGACGGGCTCAGCGACGGTGGCCCTTCCGGTCGCGGACACCCTGGTGCGGGGCGAAGGTGCTCGGTGGGCCGAAGGAGTCCCCCGTGAGGGCCTGTGGGCGGTCCAGACCCCGCAGGCGTTCCGGCGCGAGCTGCTGCTGCGGGCACACGCGGAGGCGCGGGCGCAGGGAGTCACGGCCACCGACGACGCCGGACTCGTCGCGCGGCTGGGTCTCCCCGTGCGGCTGGTGCCCGGCGACGCGCGGCTGTTCAAGGTCACCACACCGGGCGACCTCGCGCTGGCCGAGGCAGTGGCCCGTGTCTGGG
- a CDS encoding UbiX family flavin prenyltransferase, translated as MRLVVGVSGGSGIPYAGSILRALHALGVETHLIVTSGAKRVMTAEAGGPTLADLTALAHTVHDDRDLAASVASGSFRTDGMLVVPCSAGTLAKVAGGFADNLLSRAAHVTLKERRPLVLVLREDPLPRPMLTNMLAAHDAGATLMTASPGFYHAPETVEELLHFVTARVLDQFGLDVPGFRRWKDSGA; from the coding sequence ATGCGGCTGGTCGTCGGCGTGAGTGGAGGCAGCGGGATTCCGTATGCCGGGAGCATCCTGCGGGCGCTGCACGCACTCGGCGTGGAGACGCACCTGATCGTGACGAGCGGGGCCAAACGGGTGATGACGGCCGAGGCGGGCGGCCCTACGCTGGCCGACCTCACGGCGCTCGCGCACACCGTCCACGACGACCGCGACCTCGCGGCGAGCGTGGCGAGCGGGTCCTTCCGCACCGATGGAATGCTGGTCGTGCCGTGCAGCGCGGGCACGCTGGCGAAGGTGGCGGGGGGCTTCGCGGACAACCTGCTCTCGCGGGCGGCGCACGTCACCCTCAAGGAGCGGCGGCCGCTGGTGCTCGTGCTGCGCGAGGACCCGCTGCCCCGGCCCATGCTGACGAACATGCTCGCCGCCCACGACGCGGGGGCAACTTTGATGACCGCCTCGCCGGGCTTCTACCACGCGCCGGAGACCGTGGAGGAACTGCTGCACTTCGTCACGGCGCGGGTGCTCGACCAGTTCGGGCTGGACGTGCCGGGCTTCCGGCGCTGGAAGGACTCGGGGGCATGA
- a CDS encoding cytochrome P450, protein MTPLPTAAALLQGYWQGAHFADPPPYLDRARALSPVLYDPASGMALLTGHAAAGAALKSPHVRTSKYAADPSFASSEAARLMAPMMLFHDGASHTRLRSLAGRAFTPRVLEESREFVTGLTDTLLDGAARQAGANGGEVDAVAALAVPLPVAVIVEMLGLSGTDADRFKTWAGSVADLIGGLNVPPERWAQVEADAGAMRSYFRTLADDLRAHPRPGLLSALAAAEDGGERLSGDELLANAVLLLVAGHETTSNLLSGSLLALHGWPEERAWLAGDPGGRVGNAVEELLRFLSPVQGTARFTTAPLTLEGVALPPGLPLLVSLAGANRDAAAYPDPHTLRLSRENARTHLAFAAGAHYCLGAGLARMEAAVFLTRFLARFPGYRVPEQPLSYLPNLTLRGLRALRVAL, encoded by the coding sequence ATGACCCCCCTTCCCACCGCCGCCGCCCTCCTTCAGGGCTACTGGCAGGGCGCCCACTTCGCCGACCCACCCCCCTACCTCGACCGGGCGCGGGCACTGTCACCCGTCCTGTACGACCCCGCCAGCGGCATGGCCCTGCTGACCGGGCACGCAGCGGCGGGCGCGGCCCTCAAGAGTCCGCACGTCCGCACCAGCAAGTACGCCGCCGACCCCAGCTTCGCCAGCAGCGAGGCCGCCCGGTTGATGGCCCCGATGATGCTCTTTCACGACGGGGCCTCGCACACCCGGCTGCGGTCGCTCGCGGGGCGGGCCTTCACGCCCCGGGTGCTGGAGGAGAGCCGTGAATTCGTCACCGGGCTGACCGACACGCTGCTGGACGGGGCCGCGCGGCAGGCGGGCGCGAACGGGGGAGAGGTGGACGCCGTGGCCGCCCTCGCGGTGCCGCTGCCCGTCGCCGTGATCGTGGAGATGCTGGGGCTGTCCGGGACCGACGCCGACCGCTTCAAAACGTGGGCGGGCAGCGTGGCCGACCTGATCGGCGGCCTGAACGTGCCCCCGGAGCGCTGGGCACAGGTCGAGGCCGACGCCGGGGCGATGCGCTCCTACTTCCGCACCCTCGCGGACGACCTGCGTGCCCATCCCCGTCCCGGCCTGCTCTCGGCCCTCGCCGCCGCCGAGGACGGGGGCGAACGCCTCAGCGGCGACGAACTGCTCGCCAACGCGGTGTTGCTGCTTGTCGCGGGCCACGAGACAACCTCCAACCTGCTCTCGGGCAGCCTCCTCGCCCTGCACGGGTGGCCGGAGGAGCGGGCCTGGCTCGCGGGGGACCCCGGGGGACGGGTGGGGAACGCGGTGGAGGAACTGCTGCGCTTCCTCTCGCCCGTGCAGGGCACCGCCCGCTTCACGACCGCGCCGCTGACGCTGGAGGGAGTGGCGCTGCCGCCGGGCCTGCCGCTGCTCGTGAGCCTCGCGGGGGCGAACCGGGACGCCGCCGCGTACCCCGATCCCCACACCCTGCGCCTCTCGCGGGAGAATGCCCGCACGCACCTCGCCTTCGCCGCCGGGGCGCACTACTGCCTGGGGGCAGGGCTGGCGCGAATGGAGGCAGCGGTGTTCCTGACGCGCTTCCTGGCCCGCTTTCCGGGGTACCGGGTGCCGGAGCAGCCGCTGAGCTACCTCCCCAACCTGACCCTGCGGGGCCTGCGGGCGCTGCGCGTGGCCCTGTAG
- a CDS encoding single-stranded DNA-binding protein, which yields MADSDRTREALRAAMTAWAVAEVRGDQARVTLAPHPQSLARHLEAVDPQWALAWACDSVTPPVVRARLTVGGATREGLATGHTLPDARLRALADAARFFGLELPEEAQWVEYDPEDGPNTTDLDAEVEEGAAPAPRAAVPPAPPRDPQMEKARQHIQDLIEQLKAAGKAKEATQALMRGYGESLEESRAIYKELQGILRG from the coding sequence ATGGCCGACTCAGACCGCACCCGTGAAGCCCTGCGAGCCGCCATGACCGCCTGGGCGGTCGCGGAGGTGCGCGGCGACCAGGCGCGCGTGACCCTGGCGCCCCACCCCCAGAGCCTCGCCCGGCACCTCGAAGCGGTGGACCCGCAGTGGGCACTCGCCTGGGCCTGCGACAGCGTGACACCGCCCGTGGTCCGCGCCCGCCTGACCGTGGGGGGCGCCACCCGCGAAGGCCTCGCCACCGGCCACACCCTCCCCGACGCCCGGCTGCGGGCGCTGGCCGACGCCGCCCGCTTCTTCGGCCTGGAGTTGCCCGAGGAGGCTCAGTGGGTCGAGTACGACCCCGAGGACGGCCCGAATACCACCGACCTCGACGCCGAGGTGGAGGAGGGGGCAGCCCCCGCCCCCCGCGCCGCCGTGCCCCCGGCCCCGCCCCGCGACCCCCAGATGGAAAAGGCCCGGCAACACATCCAGGACCTGATTGAGCAGCTCAAAGCGGCAGGCAAGGCGAAGGAAGCCACCCAGGCCCTGATGCGCGGCTACGGCGAGTCGCTGGAGGAAAGCCGCGCGATCTACAAGGAACTCCAGGGCATCTTGCGCGGCTAG
- a CDS encoding metallophosphoesterase has product MLKVIAVGDVHADWPALWAALRASSCMDAAGRPTPPVLAGLYQVVLIGDLVHPKNERAYERLTGLHRFDVRDRDHLLLAAREQVRELERLREYHAAAPHAVHLILGNHDAAVLNLDHVLGTGSGLVHVEFDPNRGGTLLPEGLRRWMEGFLREVRLGSVQFAHVSPLPAHAIYDDLFYSDASSKRWFRDTPEYVRQAGLSLGVYGHTQMPTGIRIDRDAGLCLIDALHARQYLELLLDPAAPEPVQGVRAMPF; this is encoded by the coding sequence ATGCTCAAGGTCATCGCGGTGGGGGACGTGCACGCCGACTGGCCCGCGCTGTGGGCGGCGCTGCGGGCGTCGAGCTGCATGGACGCGGCCGGGCGGCCCACGCCCCCGGTGCTGGCGGGGCTGTATCAGGTGGTCCTGATCGGTGATCTCGTCCACCCCAAGAACGAGCGGGCCTACGAGCGCCTGACCGGACTGCACCGCTTCGACGTGCGCGACCGCGACCACCTGCTGCTGGCCGCCCGCGAGCAGGTGCGCGAGCTGGAGCGGCTGCGCGAGTACCACGCGGCGGCCCCCCACGCGGTCCACCTCATCCTGGGCAACCACGACGCGGCGGTCCTGAACCTCGACCACGTGCTGGGCACCGGGAGCGGCCTCGTTCACGTCGAGTTCGACCCCAATCGGGGCGGCACCCTGCTGCCGGAGGGCCTGCGGCGCTGGATGGAGGGCTTCCTGCGCGAGGTGCGCCTGGGCAGCGTGCAGTTCGCCCACGTCTCGCCCCTGCCCGCCCACGCCATCTACGACGACCTCTTCTACAGCGACGCCAGCTCCAAGCGCTGGTTTCGCGACACTCCCGAGTACGTGCGGCAGGCGGGCCTGAGCCTCGGCGTCTACGGGCACACCCAGATGCCGACGGGAATCCGGATCGACCGCGACGCGGGGCTGTGCCTGATCGACGCCCTTCACGCCCGGCAGTACCTGGAACTGCTGCTCGACCCCGCCGCGCCTGAGCCGGTGCAGGGGGTCCGGGCCATGCCGTTTTGA